The Vicinamibacterales bacterium genome contains a region encoding:
- a CDS encoding AI-2E family transporter, translating into MPPSATTLEAIGWLALTGLLAVFIALGLLKFIVFLLFMRLVMDLLVDSLGNRVGFMSRKAILYAVSLIVAGVIALLAAVVVPSFAAELPAYTLNLDRNLTGKVTELLASTGVSVDVEMLKVRAMEWGREHVGESMSLARRAGTNVVLLIMAYIITVVVKHDRIGEADARGSGRPPDNLWEFLADFLGQKIGTFYRGFRQVMAGQVVIALVNAALTVGLLVVLGIPHKTALTVLVFVFGLLPIVGNLISNTVICVSALLWTGPAQVLVALAFLVVIHKLEYVLNGKIIGHMVKLPLHLTLLGLIVGELLFHISGMILAIPLILFVRAELAAVEIGAPQSS; encoded by the coding sequence ATGCCTCCTTCAGCGACGACACTCGAAGCGATCGGCTGGCTGGCGCTCACGGGGTTGCTGGCCGTGTTCATCGCGCTCGGCCTCCTGAAGTTCATCGTCTTCCTGCTGTTCATGCGCCTGGTCATGGACCTGCTCGTGGACAGCCTAGGCAACCGCGTGGGGTTCATGTCCAGGAAGGCCATCCTCTACGCCGTCTCGCTGATCGTCGCAGGCGTCATCGCCCTGCTCGCCGCCGTCGTCGTACCGTCCTTCGCGGCGGAGCTTCCCGCGTACACGCTGAACCTCGACCGGAACCTGACAGGCAAGGTCACCGAACTGCTCGCCTCGACAGGGGTCTCGGTGGACGTCGAGATGTTGAAGGTCAGGGCGATGGAGTGGGGTCGCGAGCACGTCGGCGAGTCCATGTCGCTCGCCAGGCGAGCCGGCACCAACGTGGTGCTCCTGATCATGGCCTACATCATCACCGTCGTCGTCAAACACGACCGGATCGGCGAGGCGGACGCGCGGGGATCGGGTCGCCCGCCGGACAACCTGTGGGAGTTCCTCGCAGACTTCCTCGGGCAGAAGATCGGCACGTTCTACCGGGGCTTTCGCCAGGTGATGGCCGGCCAGGTGGTGATTGCGCTCGTCAACGCCGCCCTGACGGTCGGCCTGCTCGTCGTGCTCGGCATTCCCCACAAGACCGCGCTGACCGTGCTCGTCTTCGTGTTCGGCCTCTTGCCGATCGTCGGCAACCTCATCTCGAACACCGTGATCTGCGTGAGCGCCCTCTTGTGGACCGGGCCCGCTCAGGTTCTCGTGGCGCTCGCGTTCCTGGTGGTGATTCACAAGCTCGAGTACGTCCTGAACGGAAAGATCATCGGACACATGGTGAAGCTGCCGCTCCACCTGACGCTGCTCGGCCTCATCGTGGGCGAACTGCTGTTCCACATCTCCGGCATGATCCTCGCGATTCCGTTGATCCTGTTCGTGCGGGCCGAGTTGGCTGCGGTCGAGATCGGCGCGCCGCAGTCGTCCTGA
- a CDS encoding response regulator, which translates to MMKVLLVDDSLTIRSLLQRTLHGLFPVETAHAANGVEALAQINHHRFDLVILDVNMPVMDGVETLEAIRTSPDHAALPVVVLTSERNEAVVRRLVELGVSDFLSKPLRTEVLGERLLKLRNQWLDRAKAALPISHQAGERLRIMVVEQDPDRRHFFTTVLHSHFDVVEADSGAAALQICLAPNQQKLDLVLVGDQIGLPPVEMFVPKLRTLAPASSARMVGCRSSRQASDMRIEHLFDGMVQRSLVPEVFLAELQRIFSGAGRPLGKLLALRPSLRKDIVSATEQVFGIMLSVPVELSDSGSAAATSQPLDGAHATIGLETDGELTLDLRFDASHQTGREIAARMIGVDASEVQDADVLASAAELVNIVMGRLRNRLVETDVHAQIQIPKTWFGDDGSAPVADDPDGIVLHFGSPAANLSFQLTLSAGPKSSG; encoded by the coding sequence ATGATGAAGGTGCTGCTGGTTGATGACAGTCTGACGATTCGGTCCCTGCTGCAGCGGACGCTCCACGGCTTGTTCCCCGTGGAGACCGCCCACGCCGCCAACGGGGTGGAGGCGTTGGCGCAGATCAACCACCACCGCTTCGACCTCGTGATTCTCGACGTCAACATGCCCGTGATGGACGGCGTCGAGACGCTCGAGGCGATCCGCACGTCACCAGACCACGCCGCGCTGCCTGTCGTCGTCCTCACCAGCGAGCGGAACGAGGCCGTTGTCCGGCGCCTGGTGGAACTGGGCGTCAGCGATTTTCTCTCGAAGCCGCTCCGGACCGAGGTCCTCGGAGAACGACTGCTCAAGCTCCGGAACCAGTGGCTGGATCGCGCAAAGGCCGCGCTCCCCATCTCGCACCAGGCGGGCGAACGCCTCAGGATCATGGTCGTCGAGCAGGATCCGGACCGGCGTCACTTCTTCACGACCGTTCTCCACTCGCACTTCGATGTCGTCGAGGCCGATTCCGGGGCCGCCGCCCTTCAAATCTGCCTCGCACCGAACCAGCAAAAGCTCGACCTCGTGCTGGTTGGCGATCAGATTGGGCTGCCCCCGGTCGAGATGTTCGTGCCGAAACTGCGGACGCTGGCGCCCGCGTCGAGCGCCCGCATGGTCGGGTGCCGATCGAGTCGTCAGGCCAGCGACATGCGCATCGAGCACCTGTTCGACGGCATGGTGCAGCGAAGCCTCGTGCCGGAGGTCTTCCTCGCGGAGTTGCAGCGGATCTTCTCCGGCGCCGGCCGTCCGCTCGGCAAGCTGCTGGCGCTCCGCCCGAGCCTGCGCAAAGACATCGTCTCCGCGACTGAGCAGGTATTCGGGATCATGCTGTCGGTGCCGGTCGAGTTGAGCGACAGCGGATCCGCGGCGGCCACCAGCCAGCCGCTCGATGGCGCCCACGCCACCATCGGCCTCGAGACCGACGGCGAGCTCACGCTGGACCTCCGGTTCGACGCGAGCCACCAGACCGGCCGGGAGATCGCGGCCCGCATGATCGGTGTGGATGCGAGCGAAGTGCAGGACGCCGACGTGCTGGCATCGGCGGCCGAGCTCGTCAACATCGTCATGGGTCGACTGCGAAACCGGCTGGTGGAGACGGACGTGCACGCGCAGATCCAAATCCCGAAGACCTGGTTCGGCGACGACGGCTCGGCACCTGTCGCGGATGACCCGGACGGGATCGTTCTCCACTTCGGTTCCCCCGCCGCCAATCTCTCGTTCCAGCTCACGCTGTCGGCAGGACCCAAGAGCAGCGGATAG
- a CDS encoding response regulator produces the protein MTARRLALAALAALVAAWLLTAPAAAGQRPTGTASSREFTGLRHVSYVLEVTARGHAGRLPDPVSFPFRVAPPPWLRWWALVGYALVILAAGYGAVRSRLRTLERDKRRLERTLAERTEELRHRDDELAEACDRAMQATKAKSEFLANISHEIRTPMNAILGYSGLGLKLDAAPTARDYFRRISVSGHSLLAVVNDILDFSKIEAGRLDLERAPFELMPLLGQVSDLFSLKTGEKGLALLITAAPDVPCQLVGDPLRLSQVLTNLVGNAIKFTATGHVIARVDLVERLGDRARLRFSVEDTGIGMTPAQQNRIFQAFSQADASTTRKYGGTGLGLTISKCLVEMMDGTIEVASVPGRGSTFTFTVSVDCASEATLAASVPPGVKGRHALLMVRSAAVRETLSHQLREMGLRVTPTDSVESAIRALGAAPADLLVVDWCAPGTFGVDVARTIRVEAGCREIPTVVSISSLDLEAAPPEERGTWTPLIEPIHPGLLIDVIECAVEGPSARQSSARGPAEGSANERQIRGLRVLLAEDSAINQDVAKAVLRGAGIEVDVAATGAEAVRMVEAKTYDVVLMDIQMPEMDGYEATARIRENWQYDSLPIIAMTAHAMSGVREECLDAGMNDYVGKPIDEKELFAALARWAGRADAGVPDELPDRGAPATTARVPVNGDRPVSGGVDFSRLVGQLRGDEELAVQLLGVFVTDYADHVQKVRQAVDAGDWTCAGRLVHTVKGVSGTLGATGLYDASVDLERAMSAASSPDAIANQGGTVAEPMARFAGALDAAVAACRALVQTS, from the coding sequence ATGACTGCCCGTCGTCTCGCGCTTGCCGCGCTTGCCGCGCTTGTCGCGGCCTGGCTTCTCACCGCGCCGGCAGCCGCTGGCCAGAGACCAACCGGCACCGCCTCGTCGCGCGAGTTCACCGGACTGCGCCACGTGTCATACGTTCTCGAGGTTACCGCTCGGGGCCATGCCGGACGCCTGCCGGATCCAGTGTCGTTCCCGTTCCGGGTTGCGCCGCCGCCGTGGCTCAGGTGGTGGGCTCTGGTCGGCTATGCGCTCGTGATCCTCGCCGCCGGCTACGGCGCCGTCCGCTCGCGATTGCGCACCCTCGAGCGTGACAAGCGCCGGCTCGAGCGGACGCTGGCCGAACGGACCGAGGAACTGCGCCACCGTGACGACGAACTCGCCGAGGCGTGCGACCGCGCGATGCAAGCGACGAAAGCCAAGAGCGAGTTCCTCGCGAACATCAGTCACGAAATCCGCACGCCGATGAACGCGATCCTCGGCTACTCGGGGCTCGGACTGAAACTCGACGCCGCGCCCACTGCCCGCGATTACTTCCGTCGGATCTCGGTGTCCGGCCACAGCCTCCTGGCGGTCGTGAACGACATCCTGGACTTCTCGAAGATCGAGGCGGGGAGGCTGGATCTCGAGCGCGCGCCGTTCGAGTTGATGCCGCTGCTCGGCCAGGTGTCCGACCTGTTCTCGCTGAAGACGGGAGAGAAGGGATTGGCGCTGCTCATCACCGCGGCGCCCGACGTGCCGTGCCAGCTGGTCGGAGATCCGCTCCGCTTGTCGCAGGTCCTGACCAATCTCGTCGGCAATGCGATCAAGTTCACCGCGACCGGCCACGTAATCGCGCGCGTCGATCTCGTCGAACGGCTTGGCGATCGTGCGCGGCTCCGCTTCTCGGTGGAGGACACCGGCATCGGCATGACGCCGGCGCAGCAGAACCGGATCTTTCAGGCGTTCAGCCAGGCCGACGCCTCGACGACCAGGAAGTACGGCGGGACGGGTTTGGGCCTCACCATCTCGAAGTGCCTGGTCGAAATGATGGACGGGACGATCGAGGTCGCGAGCGTGCCGGGCCGCGGGAGCACGTTCACGTTCACCGTGAGCGTGGACTGCGCGAGCGAGGCGACGCTCGCCGCGTCCGTGCCGCCTGGAGTGAAGGGGCGCCACGCGCTGTTGATGGTGCGATCGGCGGCCGTGCGGGAAACGCTGTCGCACCAACTTCGCGAAATGGGCCTGCGTGTGACGCCAACCGACTCCGTTGAGTCGGCCATTCGCGCGCTGGGGGCCGCCCCCGCAGATCTGCTGGTCGTGGACTGGTGCGCTCCCGGCACGTTCGGGGTGGACGTGGCGCGCACGATCAGGGTCGAGGCCGGGTGCCGCGAGATCCCGACCGTCGTGTCGATCAGCTCGCTCGACCTCGAGGCGGCGCCGCCCGAGGAGCGCGGGACGTGGACCCCGCTCATCGAACCGATCCATCCGGGGCTGCTGATCGACGTGATCGAATGCGCGGTCGAAGGGCCGTCTGCCCGCCAGTCGTCGGCGCGTGGCCCGGCCGAGGGATCGGCGAACGAGCGGCAAATCCGCGGGTTGCGCGTGCTGCTGGCCGAGGACTCCGCCATCAATCAGGACGTGGCGAAGGCCGTGCTGCGAGGCGCGGGCATCGAGGTGGATGTGGCCGCCACCGGTGCCGAGGCCGTGCGCATGGTGGAGGCGAAGACGTACGACGTGGTGCTGATGGACATTCAGATGCCGGAGATGGATGGATACGAGGCTACCGCGCGGATCCGCGAGAACTGGCAGTACGACAGCCTCCCGATCATCGCGATGACGGCGCACGCGATGTCGGGTGTGCGCGAGGAGTGCCTGGACGCGGGAATGAACGACTACGTCGGCAAACCGATCGACGAGAAGGAGTTGTTCGCGGCGCTGGCGAGGTGGGCAGGCCGCGCCGACGCCGGCGTTCCAGACGAACTGCCCGATCGCGGGGCACCTGCCACGACCGCACGCGTCCCGGTCAACGGGGACCGCCCGGTCTCGGGGGGCGTGGACTTCAGCCGGCTCGTCGGCCAACTGCGAGGTGACGAGGAGCTTGCCGTGCAACTGCTCGGCGTGTTCGTGACAGACTACGCCGATCACGTGCAGAAGGTTCGCCAGGCGGTGGACGCAGGCGACTGGACGTGTGCCGGCCGTCTCGTGCACACGGTCAAGGGTGTGTCGGGAACACTCGGTGCGACTGGGCTGTACGACGCGTCCGTCGATCTCGAGCGTGCGATGTCCGCCGCATCGTCTCCCGATGCCATCGCCAACCAGGGCGGCACCGTCGCTGAACCAATGGCCCGCTTCGCCGGCGCGCTCGATGCCGCGGTCGCCGCATGCCGCGCGCTCGTCCAGACGTCTTGA
- a CDS encoding DsbA family protein, with protein sequence MRTVAGLLAICLLLGPSLGSAGAQGITQQQADDMLKELRGIRAVLERMAAGQASARPTTPPPAPDPRVRLPKVGGHVLGKPDAPITMVEFTDLQCQYCARFANGAFPQIKSEYIDKGLVRFVTRDFPLDIHPHAELAARASRCAGEQGRFWEVRRTLMINYSKLNPDFITATATDAKLDMAAFTGCLSSGRFKDEIRKELDEAFDFGVEGTPTFFIGRTQGEGLEGQRVVGALPFEMFDAKFKELLKK encoded by the coding sequence ATGCGTACTGTTGCCGGCCTGCTGGCGATCTGTCTTCTCCTTGGTCCGAGCCTCGGGTCCGCGGGTGCGCAGGGCATCACGCAGCAGCAGGCTGACGACATGCTGAAAGAGCTGCGGGGCATCCGCGCGGTGCTCGAGCGGATGGCGGCCGGTCAGGCCTCAGCGCGCCCGACCACGCCGCCGCCGGCCCCCGACCCGCGCGTCCGCCTCCCGAAGGTCGGAGGTCACGTGCTCGGCAAGCCCGATGCGCCGATCACCATGGTGGAGTTCACGGACCTGCAGTGCCAGTACTGCGCCCGCTTCGCAAACGGCGCGTTCCCGCAAATCAAGTCGGAGTACATCGACAAGGGGCTCGTTCGGTTCGTCACGCGCGATTTCCCGCTCGACATCCACCCACACGCGGAGCTGGCCGCCCGCGCCTCTCGCTGTGCCGGAGAGCAGGGCCGGTTCTGGGAGGTCCGCCGGACGTTGATGATCAACTACTCGAAGTTGAATCCGGACTTCATCACGGCCACGGCCACCGACGCCAAGCTCGACATGGCGGCCTTCACCGGGTGCCTCAGCAGCGGGCGTTTCAAGGACGAGATCAGGAAGGAGCTCGATGAGGCGTTCGACTTCGGCGTCGAGGGCACTCCGACGTTCTTCATCGGGCGAACGCAGGGCGAAGGCCTCGAGGGCCAGCGCGTGGTCGGCGCCCTGCCGTTCGAGATGTTCGACGCGAAATTCAAGGAACTGCTGAAGAAGTAG
- a CDS encoding nitrous oxide-stimulated promoter family protein — MDRRHVEREKRTVAAMVGIYCTDLHGSPRGGLCDDCAGLLDYSRQRLDRCPYGDGKPTCKVCPVHCYQAARRASMQTVMRYAGPKMFRRHPWLAVMHVWTEYLRPDPQRPRFRRTSSDPRA; from the coding sequence ATGGACCGCCGTCACGTCGAACGCGAGAAGCGCACCGTGGCCGCGATGGTCGGGATCTACTGCACCGACCTCCACGGATCACCCCGTGGCGGGCTGTGCGACGACTGCGCGGGCCTCCTGGACTACTCCCGGCAGCGGCTCGACCGCTGCCCGTACGGCGACGGCAAGCCGACCTGCAAGGTGTGCCCGGTTCACTGCTATCAGGCCGCGCGTCGGGCCTCGATGCAGACCGTCATGCGGTACGCCGGCCCGAAGATGTTCCGGCGTCACCCCTGGCTTGCCGTGATGCACGTCTGGACCGAGTATCTTCGCCCCGACCCCCAACGACCCCGTTTTCGCCGCACCTCCTCGGATCCGCGGGCCTGA
- a CDS encoding DinB family protein: MRGYGASDLARSFRVVRANTVRVAKDIPEEQYQFRAAPGVRSVAEMLAHVAVAPRWQHRVHGDRMSAFDFKFFAGIFERARKEEAALTTKDALVKVLEEEGEIFASWLETLSDDVLAERVEFEPPSSPPSKTRFEMLLSVKEHEMHHRAQLMLIERLIGIVPHITAGREAALARRRQQQQEQ; the protein is encoded by the coding sequence ATGCGCGGATATGGAGCGAGTGATCTGGCGCGGTCGTTCCGCGTCGTGCGGGCGAACACGGTCCGAGTCGCGAAGGACATACCGGAGGAGCAGTACCAGTTCCGGGCGGCGCCGGGTGTGCGAAGTGTCGCGGAGATGTTGGCGCACGTCGCGGTCGCTCCCCGGTGGCAGCACCGCGTTCACGGCGACCGGATGTCGGCGTTCGATTTCAAGTTCTTCGCCGGGATTTTCGAGCGCGCCCGTAAGGAGGAGGCGGCCCTGACGACGAAGGATGCGCTCGTCAAGGTGCTGGAGGAAGAAGGCGAGATCTTTGCCTCCTGGCTCGAGACGCTGTCGGATGACGTGCTGGCCGAACGCGTGGAGTTCGAGCCGCCGTCGAGCCCGCCGAGCAAGACGCGCTTCGAGATGCTGCTGTCGGTCAAGGAGCACGAGATGCACCACAGGGCGCAGCTCATGCTCATCGAGCGCCTCATCGGCATCGTCCCGCACATCACCGCCGGGCGCGAGGCGGCCCTGGCCAGGCGGCGTCAGCAGCAACAGGAGCAGTAG
- a CDS encoding M28 family peptidase, which yields MSCRPPVVLCVVALFATACAPVPTGFSLDRARKHVRVLSETIGCRPVGSDANRQAREYIVDELRRDGFEVRLQEANASRPEYGLTTRVFNVIALRQGTSPDTVALISHYDSPPESVAAADDGLGVAVSLEAARVLAQRTNPRYTLLVAVTDAEEVGLMGAAALVEDPVMLRVRAYLNFEAVGTSGPSMLFQTGPGNAWLVKAWARASRRPGGASMSTEIYKRLPNDTDFTIVQRLGIPGLNFAPIGNSEAYHTHRDISANLGDDTILTTGENAVAIVRALDGVDITERSATEQATYFDIAGRAAVVYGPRTATTIAWAAFVLGGLAWLRVFVTARKTVGLIRVLMGVAWTIVGVVAAGAAMVGVTWLARFVSDTNHPWYSHPEHLFALLAGAGLLALWVLARLAAWLPRRAQGCMQPSCVWSIALPLWMAGTWWLNRVAPTASFMLAWPLIAAGVCLLVTPLTNRVASRAAAGVVLLVAVGTSLANAPALFHFVDPVFGRLGVVMPVWVFAAIALAFCIPVAPSLVALMCGRRAGTTRVEGCVLLLPVVVAFGSVVMSPPYSVERPQLRVARYINGGEGIEYWEVGGLEAERAPEPGPGGTWKSVQDAPRVGVPIFRLRRPYVYRIERPVVPTSPGFPGEVAATLEPRPDGGVMLRVRVVSSSSTATVSLWLPRGITPIRANPDGRDADGRWRAVFIAPPAGGVEFRVDLPAVTPGTLSDTHVAILDRGLPGGSGWEHLPAWLPQDAAAWTARSVYLQKLALGGTK from the coding sequence ATGTCATGTCGCCCTCCCGTCGTCCTGTGCGTCGTCGCACTCTTTGCCACCGCCTGCGCCCCCGTACCGACCGGCTTCTCGTTGGATCGGGCGCGGAAGCACGTGCGCGTGTTGTCCGAGACGATTGGCTGCCGCCCTGTGGGCAGCGACGCGAATCGTCAGGCACGCGAATACATCGTCGACGAGCTGCGACGCGACGGATTCGAGGTACGCCTGCAGGAAGCGAATGCGTCGCGCCCGGAGTACGGACTGACGACGCGCGTGTTCAACGTCATCGCGTTGAGGCAGGGCACCTCGCCGGACACCGTGGCGTTGATCAGCCACTACGACTCGCCCCCTGAGTCCGTCGCTGCGGCGGACGATGGCCTCGGGGTGGCGGTGAGCCTCGAGGCCGCACGCGTCCTCGCCCAGCGAACGAATCCGCGCTACACGCTGCTCGTCGCCGTGACCGACGCGGAAGAGGTCGGGCTGATGGGCGCGGCGGCGCTCGTCGAGGACCCGGTGATGCTTCGGGTGCGGGCGTATCTGAATTTCGAGGCGGTCGGGACCTCCGGCCCCAGCATGCTGTTCCAGACGGGACCCGGCAATGCGTGGCTGGTGAAGGCGTGGGCCAGGGCGTCGCGCCGGCCGGGCGGCGCGTCGATGTCCACCGAGATCTACAAGCGGCTCCCCAACGATACCGACTTCACCATCGTGCAGCGCCTGGGGATTCCGGGGCTGAACTTCGCGCCCATCGGCAACAGCGAGGCATACCACACGCACCGGGACATTTCGGCCAACCTCGGCGACGACACGATCCTGACCACGGGCGAGAATGCGGTCGCGATCGTGCGCGCGCTGGACGGTGTCGACATCACCGAGCGCTCCGCGACCGAGCAAGCCACCTATTTCGACATTGCCGGGCGCGCGGCCGTGGTCTACGGTCCGCGGACGGCCACGACGATTGCGTGGGCGGCCTTCGTGCTCGGAGGCCTGGCGTGGCTCAGGGTGTTCGTGACGGCCCGGAAGACCGTCGGGCTGATCCGGGTCCTCATGGGTGTCGCGTGGACGATCGTGGGCGTGGTCGCGGCGGGCGCGGCCATGGTGGGCGTCACCTGGCTCGCACGCTTCGTCTCCGACACCAATCATCCGTGGTACTCGCATCCCGAGCATCTCTTCGCGTTGCTGGCTGGCGCGGGGTTGCTGGCACTCTGGGTGCTCGCGAGACTGGCCGCCTGGCTGCCCCGGCGGGCCCAGGGCTGCATGCAGCCGTCGTGCGTGTGGTCGATCGCGCTGCCGCTGTGGATGGCAGGTACCTGGTGGTTGAATCGCGTGGCCCCCACTGCCAGCTTCATGCTGGCCTGGCCGTTGATCGCGGCGGGCGTCTGTCTGCTCGTCACGCCGCTCACCAACCGCGTCGCGTCGCGCGCGGCGGCGGGCGTGGTGCTCCTCGTCGCCGTCGGCACGTCGCTCGCCAATGCCCCGGCGCTCTTCCACTTCGTGGACCCCGTCTTCGGTCGCCTCGGCGTGGTGATGCCTGTCTGGGTGTTCGCGGCAATCGCCCTGGCGTTCTGCATTCCGGTCGCACCGTCGCTCGTCGCGCTGATGTGCGGGCGCCGTGCGGGAACCACGCGCGTCGAGGGGTGTGTGTTGCTGCTGCCCGTCGTCGTGGCGTTCGGATCGGTGGTCATGTCTCCACCGTACAGCGTCGAGCGGCCGCAGCTCCGGGTCGCCCGCTACATCAACGGCGGCGAGGGTATCGAGTACTGGGAGGTGGGTGGACTGGAGGCGGAACGCGCCCCGGAGCCGGGCCCGGGAGGCACATGGAAGAGCGTGCAGGATGCACCGCGAGTCGGCGTCCCGATCTTCCGATTGCGTCGGCCGTATGTGTATCGTATCGAGCGGCCCGTCGTCCCGACCTCGCCCGGCTTTCCCGGTGAGGTGGCCGCCACGCTCGAGCCTCGCCCCGACGGCGGCGTGATGCTGCGGGTCCGGGTCGTTTCTTCGTCCTCGACCGCAACCGTGTCGTTGTGGCTTCCGCGCGGCATCACACCGATCCGGGCGAACCCGGACGGACGCGACGCCGATGGGCGCTGGCGCGCGGTGTTCATCGCGCCCCCGGCGGGTGGCGTCGAATTTCGCGTGGACCTCCCGGCCGTCACACCCGGGACCCTGTCCGACACCCATGTGGCGATCCTGGACCGCGGCCTTCCCGGCGGCTCCGGATGGGAACACCTGCCCGCCTGGCTGCCGCAGGACGCCGCCGCGTGGACAGCCCGGTCGGTCTACCTTCAGAAGCTGGCGCTTGGCGGAACGAAATAG
- a CDS encoding PEGA domain-containing protein, which produces MKLNPTIPVVLVLALGLTALPADAQRPGGGEHRGGERDGQRGAGQRDGGGERRAVPREQGRSYQQPQPQQRQYPQPRPSESRQYTQPRYDAPRQNVVPRAYGGQQYADRRPSDRGYSNRNFSDRNYSDHNYSNRGYPDRGYSNRGYSGQYYSNRGYSGSYRDRGYAGYGRAVPRSYGYGSYYPRAPYRSYGFFDHYRPRYFDGPYYSFRARLNLGFGLWLGFPVPYPYGYVSSYDLPVYGYPQGMVNVGPGVAYGGLSFDISPGDAAVFVDGDYVGVVGNFPPSAAPLTISPGRHRIEVQADGYRSMVWDVEVIPGEVIPFRGEMEIY; this is translated from the coding sequence ATGAAACTCAACCCGACGATTCCAGTCGTGCTCGTGCTCGCGCTCGGTCTGACCGCGCTGCCGGCGGATGCGCAGCGGCCTGGTGGCGGCGAACATCGGGGCGGCGAGCGCGATGGGCAGCGTGGCGCTGGACAGCGCGACGGCGGCGGCGAACGGCGAGCCGTGCCCCGCGAGCAAGGGCGCTCGTACCAGCAACCGCAACCGCAACAGCGGCAATACCCGCAGCCTCGTCCGAGCGAGTCGCGGCAGTACACGCAACCCCGGTACGACGCGCCTCGTCAGAACGTGGTGCCGCGCGCCTACGGCGGACAGCAGTACGCAGATCGACGTCCGTCCGACCGGGGCTACTCGAACCGCAACTTCTCGGATCGCAACTATTCGGATCACAACTACTCGAACCGCGGCTACCCGGATCGCGGCTACTCGAACCGCGGCTACTCGGGCCAGTACTACTCGAACCGGGGTTACAGCGGCTCGTATCGTGACCGCGGCTACGCCGGCTACGGGCGCGCCGTGCCCCGCAGCTACGGGTACGGGTCCTACTACCCCCGCGCCCCGTATCGCTCCTACGGCTTCTTCGACCACTACCGGCCGCGGTACTTCGATGGGCCGTACTACTCGTTCCGGGCGCGGCTCAATCTCGGTTTCGGTCTGTGGCTCGGGTTCCCGGTGCCGTACCCCTACGGCTACGTGAGCAGCTACGACCTGCCCGTCTACGGCTACCCGCAGGGGATGGTGAACGTCGGCCCCGGCGTGGCGTACGGCGGCCTCAGCTTCGACATCTCGCCGGGTGACGCCGCGGTGTTCGTGGACGGCGATTACGTCGGCGTGGTCGGCAACTTCCCGCCGAGCGCTGCGCCACTGACCATCTCGCCCGGCCGCCACCGAATCGAGGTCCAGGCCGACGGGTACCGCTCGATGGTCTGGGACGTCGAGGTCATCCCAGGCGAGGTGATTCCGTTCCGCGGGGAGATGGAGATCTACTGA
- a CDS encoding glutamate cyclase domain-containing protein: protein MSIENLVLSRDHRGVSALRPFLADDFCGRAAALILDNPGTAIIATGFYVPAACATETDGPPGAVAMGDALAWLGYRVVYVSDRFTTPLLCGLLGQAAEIVEWPVTGHTESREFAAALIERVAPTVSIAIERCGLTDEGLYRNMRGVDVSPFNAKLDYLFSPDRASVGIGDGGNEIGMGNLANVIPEVMPIDSPPCVTKTTRLVISSVSNWGAWGVVAAMSRLRGRNLLPTVDEAHDLLRRAVAMGAVDGVSRRNRESVDGFPIEENDRLLSEMHDWLARHHVGVR, encoded by the coding sequence ATGTCCATCGAGAACCTCGTCCTGTCGCGCGACCATCGTGGCGTCTCCGCGCTCCGGCCCTTTCTCGCGGACGATTTCTGCGGGCGCGCTGCCGCGTTGATCCTCGACAACCCGGGCACGGCGATCATCGCAACCGGCTTCTACGTGCCGGCGGCCTGCGCGACGGAGACCGACGGGCCACCCGGCGCGGTGGCGATGGGCGACGCGCTCGCCTGGCTGGGCTACCGCGTGGTGTACGTCTCCGACCGGTTCACCACACCCCTGTTGTGCGGCCTGCTCGGCCAGGCGGCCGAGATTGTCGAGTGGCCGGTCACCGGTCACACCGAGAGCCGCGAGTTCGCGGCGGCGCTGATCGAGCGCGTGGCGCCCACCGTCTCGATTGCGATCGAGCGGTGCGGCCTGACCGACGAGGGGCTCTATCGCAACATGCGCGGGGTCGACGTCTCGCCGTTCAATGCGAAGCTCGACTACCTCTTTTCCCCGGACCGGGCGAGCGTCGGGATCGGTGACGGCGGCAACGAGATCGGAATGGGCAATCTCGCGAACGTCATTCCAGAGGTGATGCCAATCGACTCGCCTCCGTGCGTCACGAAGACGACCCGCCTCGTGATCTCGAGCGTCTCCAACTGGGGTGCGTGGGGGGTTGTCGCCGCGATGTCGCGCCTGCGCGGGCGCAACCTGCTGCCGACCGTCGACGAGGCGCACGACCTGCTGCGGCGGGCGGTCGCGATGGGTGCAGTGGACGGCGTCAGCCGCCGCAACCGCGAGAGCGTGGACGGATTTCCGATCGAAGAGAACGACCGGCTGCTGTCGGAGATGCACGACTGGCTGGCGCGGCACCACGTCGGGGTGCGCTGA